In Pseudobdellovibrionaceae bacterium, a single window of DNA contains:
- a CDS encoding NAD-dependent epimerase/dehydratase family protein: MKKILITGCAGGLAQLCIKSLLKKTNVHIIGIDPRTPKYQHANITYYKEKYSKNSFEHIFSKHKPDTIIHLSRIGHNNTTPIFKKEKLLDLNIISTKQFLDLALQANIKKILLMSSFHVYGAVPDSPSLLTENSPLKASIKHAQLREIVEIDYTFTNWAWKYKDQVNTIVLRPCHIIGKHINNTISQYIKSPIAPSFIDFNPLFQLVHEKDISNIITQCLSNVATGVYNVAPSEFVPLKVIKKVLSPKHLSIPSFSLSIISTLLKTTLTPNILPDYFIDYLKFSSTIDGSLLQKQLPHFSFQYSWKEILQDLKK, translated from the coding sequence ATGAAAAAAATTTTAATTACAGGGTGTGCTGGTGGCTTAGCACAACTTTGCATTAAATCTTTATTAAAAAAAACGAATGTACATATTATTGGTATAGACCCTCGCACACCAAAGTATCAACATGCTAATATTACTTATTATAAAGAAAAATATTCAAAAAATTCTTTTGAACATATTTTTTCTAAACATAAACCAGACACTATCATTCACCTTAGTCGAATTGGCCATAACAATACCACGCCTATTTTTAAAAAAGAAAAATTGTTAGACTTAAACATAATCAGCACCAAACAATTTTTAGACTTAGCTTTACAAGCTAATATTAAAAAAATACTTTTAATGAGCAGTTTTCATGTCTATGGTGCAGTGCCCGACAGCCCTAGCCTACTTACAGAAAATTCTCCATTAAAAGCCAGCATTAAGCACGCACAGTTACGAGAAATTGTAGAAATCGATTATACTTTTACCAATTGGGCGTGGAAGTACAAAGACCAAGTTAACACCATTGTGCTAAGGCCCTGCCATATTATTGGAAAACATATTAATAATACTATTAGCCAATATATTAAATCTCCTATAGCACCCAGTTTTATAGATTTTAACCCCCTGTTTCAACTAGTGCATGAAAAAGACATAAGTAATATAATTACTCAATGCTTATCTAATGTTGCCACAGGAGTCTATAATGTTGCCCCTTCTGAGTTTGTACCTTTAAAAGTAATTAAAAAAGTTTTAAGCCCAAAGCACCTTTCTATTCCTAGTTTTAGTTTAAGTATTATTAGTACATTATTAAAAACTACTTTAACGCCAAACATACTTCCTGATTATTTTATTGATTATCTAAAGTTTTCTAGCACCATTGACGGAAGTTTATTACAAAAGCAATTACCTCATTTTTCTTTTCAATATAGTTGGAAAGAAATTTTACAAGACTTAAAAAAGTAA